The DNA window ACAAATTAGAGCATCTGATGAGTCATACTTTTAACTATTTGGGTAACGGTTATAACAATAACAGCCTGTACTCAACAACTTGCGATTACTCTGTATGCGTTGTTGATCAAATTAAGCTAAGTGAATTGTACAATGACAATACTGGAGGCTACGCCTTGGCTTTTTTCCCTAAGGGAAAAAGTCTGCAAGATAATTGTGTGGCTGTGTACTATTTCACTGCGTATGAGTCAGATGGTTTTGCTGATGTACACGTTGAAAGTAGAACAAGTGAGTGTTAGCTAACTATCGGCTATCGGTCTTCCCATATATCCAAATCCCAAATTCAAAACGAAAAAAAGCTCAGTTTTTCAACTGAGCTTTTTTCTTGAATTTTATCTCCCCTGTCGGGACTCGACGCGGGCGGCTAGCTCTGTGACAAAAGTTTGGTACAAACTTGTCGCAGTTTAAAACGAAAAAAGCCCAGTATTTAACTGGGCTTTTTCTTGAATTTGGCTCCCCCTGCGGGACTCGAACCTGCGACATACGGATTAACAGTCCGCCGTTCTACCAACTGAACTAAGGGGGAATTGCTTTGCTTGAAAGCGGGGCAAATCTTACCGAGCAGCCAATCTGCTGTCAACAGGAATAAATTGCATTTTTTTGAAAAAATATCACCTTTAACTCTTTACTTTTTTGAGTCGCTTACCAGTAAAGGGCTAGAGTTACTTATCCACTAAAATTGTGGATAACTATGTTGATGAATTTTGGGTAATTCTATTTTATATGAAACGTGTTTTGTTTTGTCTGCATTTATAAGCAAATTTCGCCACATTTTAGGCATGTGAAACAAATATTTATAGATGTTTGAGCGATAGCAGGCAAAGTGGATAAAATTTAGGCTTCTGGGGATAAAAGGAATTTGAGTATTATTTTGGGGAAAACTTGTGGAAATTAAATGAAGACTCTAGGCGGTAATCATTAGCTAGGGCGAAGTAATATATCAGAGCTACGCAGATAAGGCTATAGCGATATAGACAAAGAGATAAATTTATTAACAATGGCAGATAAAACTCAGATAGGCATGGATTTTGTCTACTAAGGTGTATATATATACAGCCGAATAGTAAGGTGTATATACAAGCCAGAAAGCAGTAAAGTTGAGGAAGGGTATGAGCAAAGTTTATGAACTGGTCTCTGATTATCAGCCATCAGGAGACCAACCAAGCGCCATTAAGCAGTTACTTGAAGGCTTAGATTCGGGTCTTGCGCACCAGACGCTTTTGGGTGTGACGGGGTCCGGTAAAACCTTTACTTTGGCTAACGTGATTGCTCAGTCACAACGCCCTGCAATTTTACTCGCCCCAAATAAAACCCTTGCTGCGCAGCTATACGGTGAGATGAAATCTTTCTTTCCTAATAATGCCGTTGAATACTTCGTTTCTTACTATGACTACTATCAACCAGAAGCTTATGTGCCGACCACCGATACCTTTATCGAGAAGGATGCGTCGATTAACGCCCATATTGAGCAGATGCGATTATCGGCGACGAAAGCATTACTAGAACGTAAAGATGCCATCATCGTAGCATCGGTTTCCGCTATTTACGGTTTGGGCGATCCTGAATCATATCTGCAAATGATGTTGCATTTACGCCGTGGTGATGTGATTGACCAACGCGACATGCTACGACGTTTAGCAGAGCTTCAATACTCGCGTAATGATGTCGCGTTTGAACGTGGTCAGTTCCGAGTACGCGGAGAGGTCATTGATATTTTCCCTGCTGAATCGGATCAAGATGCAGTACGGGTTGAAATGTTCGATGATGAAATTGATTGTATCAGCGTATTTGACCCACTTACCGGAGTGGTAAAACAGCGCGATCTGCCACGTTATACCATCTATCCAAAAACCCACTACGTTACCCCTCGAGATCGTGTTCTCGAAGCGATTGAAAAAATTAAAGTAGAACTGGAAATACGTAAGAAACAGCTACTAGACAACAACAAGCTTTTGGAAGAGCAACGTATAAGCCAGCGTACTCAGTTTGATATTGAAATGATGAACGAACTTGGTTTCTGTTCTGGTATCGAAAACTATTCTCGTTACTTAAGTGGTCGATCTGAAGGTGAGCCGCCGCCAACACTTTTTGATTATTTGCCTCACGACGGCTTGTTAATTATTGATGAGTCACACGTGACGGTGCCACAGATAGGCGCAATGTATAAAGGTGACCGCTCCCGAAAAGAAACCTTAGTGGAGTTTGGTTTCCGTCTGCCTTCTGCGTTGGATAACCGTCCTCTTAAATTTGAAGAGTTTGAATCACTTGCACCGCAGACTATTTTTGTATCTGCCACACCGGGTAACTATGAGCTTGAGAAATCGGATGGTGATATAGCGGATCAAGTCGTACGCCCTACGGGTCTGTTGGATCCTGTGTTAGAGGTTCGTCCAGTTGCCACTCAGGTAGATGACTTGCTCTCTGAAATCCGTATCCGAGCAGCGAAAAATGAACGAGTGCTTGTTACGACGTTAACCAAACGCATGGCGGAGGATTTGACTGAGTATCTGCATGAGCATGATGTGCGAGTACGCTATCTTCACTCAGATATAGATACGGTCGAGCGCGTCGAAATTATCAGAGATCTTCGTTTGGGTGAGTTTGATGTTCTGGTCGGAATTAACTTGCTGCGAGAAGGTCTGGATATGCCTGAAGTATCGCTGGTGGCTATCTTAGACGCAGACAAGGAAGGTTTCCTACGTTCGGAACGTTCTCTGATTCAGACTATTGGGCGTGCAGCACGAAACCTGGAAGGTAAGGCCATTTTGTATGGAGATAGCATTACCAAATCCATGAAGAAGGCAATTGACGAGACTAATCGTCGACGTGAAAAGCAGCATGCGTACAACGAGAAAATGGGTCTCACTCCGCAAGCGCTTAAGCGCAACATCAAAGACATTATGGAGCTGGGAGATATCACCAAATCCAAGCGTCAGCGTACGGGCAGGCAGGTGCCGCTGTCGAAAGTCGCTGAGCCGTCTCAGTCTTATGAAGTGATGTCGCCACAACAGTTAGAAAAAGAGATCAGCCGATTGGAAGCTGCGATGTACCAGCATGCACAGGATTTGGAGTTTGAGCTGGCCGCTGAAAAGCGTGATGAGATTGAAAAGTTACGCGCCCAATTTATCGCAAACAGTTAGAGTTAAGACCTTTTGAAAAAGAAGCCAATAGGCAGGTGGCTCTATTGGCTTTATATGCGAACAATATGTTCACTAACAACGTCAGTTGGCTAGGTGACCCAAGGGGTCAGGAAAAATTGAGCATGTTTTATGCCAGAACATCAAGTGTATGATAATCAAAATTATTCGCTTTAATTACCCATAACTTATGTAATGTTAATTGCAAAATGCAAAGCGGAATGCGATTATTATTTAAAACATTACAATAAAAATTAGCTAGGTTATGCAACAAAACACTCAACATCAAAAGTCGCGTTATCTATTAATGGTCGAAGACACCGCATCTGTTGCTGCGCTGTATCGATCTTATCTGACGCCACTGGGTATCGACATTAATATTGTCGGTACAGGACGCGATGCGATTGAAAGCCTGAATCATCGAACTCCTGATCTTATCTTACTGGATTTACGTCTACCCGATATGACCGGGATGGATGTTCTACATACTGTCAAAAAAGACCATCCGGATGTGCCTGTCATTTTCATGACTGCTCATGGCTCTATCGATACAGCGGTAGAGGCGATGCGTCATGGCTCACAAGACTTCCTGATTAAGCCGTGCGAAGCAGACCGTTTACGTGTAACGGTAAATAATGCTCTTCGTAAAGCAACTAAGTTAAAAAATGAAGCAGATAATCCTGGCAATCAGAATTACCAGGGGTTTATCGGCAGCAGCCAAACCATGCAGCAGGTGTATAGGACCATCGACTCTGCTGCCAGCAGTAAAGCAAGTATTTTCATTACCGGAGAAAGTGGTACGGGTAAAGAAGTGTGCGCCGAGGCTATCCATGCTGCGAGTAAACGCGGAGATAAACCATTTATTGCGATTAACTGTGCGGCTATCCCCAAAGATCTTATTGAAAGTGAACTGTTTGGTCACGTAAAGGGCGCCTTTACCGGTGCTGCAAATGACCGACAAGGTGCGGCAGAGTTAGCTGATGGCGGAACACTATTCCTCGATGAGTTATGTGAAATGGACTTGGAGCTGCAAACCAAGTTATTGCGTTTTATCCAGACCGGTACATTTCAGAAAGTAGGTTCATCCAAAATGAAAAGTGTGGATGTACGTTTTGTGTGTGCGACTAACCGTGACCCGTGGAAAGAGGTTCAGGAAGGACGTTTTCGTGAAGACTTGTACTACCGTCTGTATGTGATTCCTTTGCATTTGCCACCTTTGCGTGAGCGTGGTGAAGACGTTATTGAAATCGCTTACTCGCTGCTTGGCTATATGTCTCACGAAGAGGGTAAAAACTTCGTTCGTTTTTCCCAGGAGGTTATTGAACGTTTCAACAGCTATGAATGGCCAGGTAACGTTCGCCAGCTTCAGAATGTATTGCGTAACATTGTGGTTTTGAATCACGGCAAAGAAATTACACTCGAGATGTTACCGCCGCCAATTAATCAACCGCTAGCTCGTGAGCCCAAAGCAGATGCAGTTGAACTAAAAGCGATGACGGCGTCAGATATCGTACCACTGTGGATGACAGAAAAATTAGCGATTGAAAGGGCGATCAACGCGTGTGATGGCAATATTCCAAGAGCGGCGGGTTATCTTGATGTTAGCCCTTCAACGATTTATCGTAAGTTACAAGTCTGGAACAGCAAAGAAGAGCAGCAAAAAGCATGAGTATGGATATATTAAATCAACAGAAAATTGATGAGCTATCCGTCGAGATAGGTAGCGATAACGTTCCATTACTGCTGGATATCTTCTTAGGTGAAATGGGCACGTATATTGATAATCTGCAAAGCTATGCGGGCGAAGCTCAGCGGGACTACTTGAAAGAAATTAGTCATGCACTTAAAAGCAGCGCAGCCAGTTTTGGCGCAGATCGTTTATGTGCACTAGCGGTCTCTATCGATAAGAAAGCCAAAAACAATCAATTATTAGAAGGCGGAGAGGAAGTGAGCAGGATGATTGGCTTATTGCGTGATACCCAAGATGTTTATCGCTCCTGGAGTAATTAACAGACTCAGCGTTTTCTAAAGGTAAAGCCCTTCAATACTGTAAAGCCCTTCAATACTGTGAAGGGCTTTGTCATTTCTGAACGGGATTATTTGCCATTTTGAAGCTGAGCTTCAATTGCTTGTTTTAATTTGTGACGGTCATGACGCCAATCCCGATTGGGAGAGGCAAGTGACTCAGTAATGACATTCCACTTATCCAGGACTTCTTGTTCTGTTGTTTCTGCAAGTACCACATCAATCTTTCTGCCTTGCAATGCCCGCTCACACCATTCCAGCTTTTGTACCTTGGACATGCGTCCGGCGGGGCCATATTCCGGACTTAAGTTAGCGACGAAGATTACTTTTGCTTTACGGTTGTTTGCAATTGCTTTGCCCAGTTCCGGTAGCAACAGCGGTGGCATAATACTGGTCAAAAAGCTCCCCGGACCGAGAATGATTGCATCCGCTTCGGACAGTGCACTGATTGCTTCTTTTGTAGCTGGGACTTCTGGGGAAAGGTCTAAACGACGCAGGTCAGTATCCATATGGTCAACATTGGTTTCACCCGTCACCCATTTTCCTTCGACAGACAGGGCTGAAAGGTCGGATGGGTGCTCTGACATCGGAAGAATGTTCACATCAACTTTAAGCATGTTGCGGATAAGGTTGATAGCCTCCAATGGGCGGACCGATAGGTTATCCAGAGCCGTCAGCATTAAGTTACCTAAATTATGACCGTCGAGTTCACCGCTGCCTTTAAAACGATACTCAAACATCATTGAACTGATAGAGGGCTCGGTAATCAGCTGATTGATACAGTTGCGTGTATCGCCCCAGGCGATGCCCCCCTGACAATGACGGATTCGACCCGTAGAGCCACCATTGTCTGTCGTTGCGACAATACCGGTTGCGTTTGAACCAAAGTCGCGTAGTGCGGCCAGCATACGACCTAATCCGTGACCGCCGCCCACAGCGACGACTTTGTTATCCGTATAGATACTCATACGTTACATTCTTCTAATGAAATTTGTAAAAACCGCTACAATTTAACGTAGAGAGTGCCTTTATGGTACTCACTAAGCGGTAAATTGTGTGACTTAAGAGATTTTTTCGTCCTCAAGTCTGGATTCCAGTATAAATATTAAGTATTTTACATCGCAAAGCTATCAGAGGTTTATGCTCTGGTTGCCATAACTCCGAGCTCACGATGCTAAGTCTCATTTATAGGATAGGCGTTTTGAGCCAGTGACATACTGTCACAAGGGCTTGGTTGGAAATGACCACGCCTCCCGTGTTTGGAAAGGTGTTCCGTGGCGCAACAATTCGAAGATAAATTTCATCGTAAATTCTATTATTTACGTCTGTCTGTGACGGATGTATGTAATTTCAAATGTACCTATTGCTTGCCTGATGGTTATAAACCTTCGGGTAAAAAAAACTCATCTTTTTTATCTCTGCCTGAAATCAAACGGGTCGTAAAAGCCTTTGCCGATTGCGGTACTTCTAAAGTTCGCATTACCGGTGGTGAACCTAGTTTACGTAAAGACTTTACTGACATTATCCACTCTGTGGCGGAGATGCCAGGTATCGAAAAAGTAGCAACGACTACCAATGGGTATCGTATGGCTAAGCAGGTTGCCGATTGGCGCGATGCTGGTTTGACACATATTAATGTCAGTGTTGATAGCCTTGACCCTCGTATGTTTCATCAAATCACCGGTGAGAATAAGTTCACTGAAGTGATGAATGGAATAGAGCGTGCGTTCGAAGTCGGCTACGAGCAAGTGAAAGTGAATGTGGTGTTGATGAAAGATCTCAACCACAACGAACTGCCCGCTTTCCTTAACTGGATTAAAGATCGCCCAATCCAACTGCGTTTTATTGAACTGATGCAGACTGGCGAAATGGATGATTTGTTCAACAAGCATCACGTATCCGGCGTTGCAATTCGTAATCAATTGATTGCGAATGGTTGGCTGCTTAAAGTACGCAAACATAATGATGGTCCTGCGCAAGTATTTGTTCACCCTGATTACAAGGGGGAAATTGGATTGATTATGCCTTATGAGAAGGACTTCTGTGAGAGCTGCAACCGACTGCGTGTTTCTGCCATGGGCAAGTTGCATCTGTGTCTGTTTGGTGAACACGGTATCGAGTTACGTGACCTTCTTGAACGTGATGATCAGGAAGCTGAGTTAATAGAACGCATACAAGCTCAGTTACAAACCAAATCAGTTAGTCACTTCCTGCACGACGGAAATACAGGTATGACGCCTCATCTTGCGTCTATCGGTGGCTAATCTCTCTCAATACTTGCAGGGAGAGCGCATGGCTTTCCCTAATTTTTCCAGAATTGATAACAAACTAATCTAAAAGAATAGGTGAATAAATGGGTCACGCTGAAAGCAAATTTCAACCGGCAAACATTGCTGTTCTGACGGTATCAGACACTCGTACTGAAGAAAATGACACATCGGGCCGCTACCTGGCGGAACATGCTGCAGAGGCGGGTCACAATGTTGTCGATAAACAGATCGTAATAGATGACATGTATAAGATCCGTGCGATTGTTTCTCAGTGGATCGCTGACGAGAATGTTCAAGCCATTATGATAACAGGCGGTACAGGTTTTACTTCTCGTGATAGTACGCCGGAAGCACTTAAGCCATTATTCGATAAAGAAGTCGAAGGCTTTGGCGAACTTTTCCGCATGGTTTCTTACGAAGAGATCGGTACGTCAACGATTCAGTCGCGTGCTATTGCCGGTTTTGCAAACCATACCGTTATTTTTGCGATGCCTGGTTCCACGGGAGCTTGTCGTACCGGTTGGACTAAAATCATCAAGCAACAGCTGGATGCGAGTCACCGTCCATGCAACTTCATGCCACACCTATCTGTATAATGTTCTGAATCGAGTAAAGGCTATATCATGACCCAACTTACACACATTAATGCATCTGGCGAAGCCAATATGGTCGATGTTTCTGCTAAGGCGGAAACGGTACGTGAAGCACGGGCGGAGGCATTTGTTCATATGGCACCGGAAACGCTTGAGCTGATCGTTTCTGGTCAGCACCATAAAGGTGATGTATTTGCAACGGCCCGCATTGCTGGTATTCAAGCAGCGAAGAAAACCTGGGATCTGATCCCTTTGTGCCACCCGCTTTTGCTTTCTAAAGTAGAAGTTCAGTTAGAAGCTATTGAGGCGGAAAACAAAGTGCGTATCGAATCCGTATGTAAGCTTGCAGGTAAAACAGGTGTTGAGATGGAAGCGTTGACTGCTGCCTCTGTAGCAGCGCTGACTATTTATGATATGTGTAAAGCGGTACAAAAAGATATGGTCATTAGCCAGGTTCGTCTTCTTGAGAAGACGGGGGGTAAATCCGGACACTTTAAGGTGGAGTCATGATTAAAGTACTCTTCTTCGCACAGACTCGTGAACTGGTCGGGATCGATAGCCTTGAGTTAGACAGTCACTTCGAAACTGTTGAAGCGGTTCGTGCATATTTGGTTGAGAAAGGAACAGAGCAGGGCGGTAAGTGGGATCTGGCGCTTCAGCCGGGCAAGTTGCTCGCTGCCGTTAACCAGTCAATAGTTCCACTTGATACTGAAGTTGTGTCGGGTGATGAAGTCGCGTTTTTTCCTCCGGTAACGGGAGGGTGAAATGAGCAATCGTGTTTCTGTTCAGGTCGAAGACTTCTCTCTTGACCAAGAATATCAGCGATTATCAGAAGGTACAGCTGCAGGGGCAGTCGTTACTTTTATCGGTAAAGTACGTGATATGAACTTAGGTGACAATGTTATAGGTTTGCATCTGGAACATTATCCCGGTATGACGGAAAAGAGCCTAAGCGCGATTTGTGATGAGGCAGAATCGCGTTGGCCTCTGCTTGGTGTGCGAGTGATTCACCGTGTTGGCGATCTGGATATCGGTGATCAGATTGTATTTGTTGGTGTTTCGAGCGCCCATCGAGATGCGGCATTTGACGCTTGCGAATTCATAATGGATTACCTCAAAACCAAAGCACCATTTTGGAAAAAAGAACGCACAATAAGCGAAGAACGATGGATTGACTCGCGAGATTCAGATCACAAAGCTGCAAAGCGTTGGGATAAATAGAAGCAAGCATTAGTCATTGTTCTGATATGAAAAAAGCTAAGCAATACATTTGCTTAGCTTTTTTGTTTGTTACTTTCTATCAACATAAACATTCAACTTAATCAACCTGCATAAACGTCTTGTTTACCGTCACTTCTAATGGTTCCTTTGCACTATTTTGGCGCATTGATGTCCGATATATAAGTAAGTCGTTACCTAATTTCATATCGTGTTCGTATTGGTAATCCCTATTTTTTCAGTGTAAGGCTCTGTTATTTGATTTAAATTTAGACTAAACGAAATTTTAATCTACCGGTGTGCGTTTAAGGTCTTTATTTTGCTGTTGGTCACTAACTGGTTGGCATTTATTACTGGATATGTGCGCTAGATGCAGGATTAATGGTCTATTTACTACATTTTTATGGCAAATTGCTTCAAGGGTTGCTAATGTACGCCGCAGTCTTTGTATGGTTTTAGCTTTTAATGCCTAATTTTTGGGCGAAATAGATCTAAATCACATTCCGTTCTTGTGGACCTACAAAGAGGTCATGGATGCTAAATAAAAATTTTGGAGTTTTACGCATGTATAAGAATAAAATCACGCGCGCTTTATTTGCTGGCGCTGGTCTGTCTCTAGCTCTTGCTGGTTGTGGTGGTGATAAACCTGAAGAAAAGCAAGCTGCACAGCCTGCTCCTGCACCAGCCTCTGAAGCAAAATCTGATTCTTCAGAACCAAAACTTGCAGCGGTTCAAGAGCTAGTGCGCGGTAACGGTACAGAAGTAGCGACAATTGACCCACACAAATCTCAAGGTGTTCCTGAATCTCACGTGATTCGCGACCTGCTTGAAGGCCTGGTAAACCAAGATGAAAACGGCAAAACCATTCCTGGTGTTGCAGAATCTTGGGAAACTGAAGACAACAAAACGTTCACTTTCCACCTACGTAAAGATGCGAAATGGTCTAACGGCGATCCAGTGACTGCTGGTGATTTCGTTTACAGCTTCCAGCGCTCAGTAGATCCTGCAACTGCTTCCCCATATGCTTGGTACATGGAATACACCAAGATGAAGAATGCAAAAGACATCGTTGCAGGTAAAAAGGACAAGAGCGAGCTAGGTGTTAAAGCGGTTGACGACCATACATTGGTTGTTGAGCTGGATACTGCAGTACCTTACTTCGTAATGATGATGGGCCACACTACAACTAAGCCAGTTCACCAAGCAACAGTTGAGAAGTTCGGTGATCAGTGGACTAAGCCAGGTAACTTTGTGGGCAATGGCGCATACGTTGTTGATAACTGGGTTGTAAACGAGCGTTTGGTTCTTAAGCGTAACGAGCAGTACTGGGACAACGAGAACACAACTCTAGAAAAAGTAACTTTCCTACCTATCGAAAACCAGGTAGCGGAAATGAACCGTTTCCTAGCGGGTGAGATCGACTTCACAAATGAACTGCCAACTGAACACTTCAAACGTCTTCAGAAAGAGCACCCACAAGAAGTTTCTGTAACAGGTAACCTGTGTACGTACTACTACATCTTCAACACTAAGAAAGCACCGTTTGATGATGTTCGTGTTCGTAAGGCTATCTCTTACGCAATTGACCGTAACATCGTAACGGATGCAATCCTAGCGCAAGGTCAAAAACCAGCATACTTCCTGACTCCTGAAATTACTGCAGGCTTTAACCCTGAAGTTCCTGCATACGGTAAGCTGACTCAGGCAGAGCGTGATGCAGAAGCTGCACGTCTTCTAGAAGAAGCAGGCTTTGGTAAAGACAACCCACTTAAGTTTAACCTTCTTTACAACACTTCAGAGAACCACAAGAAGATCGCGGTTGCTCTAGGTTCAATGTGGAAGAAGACTTTGGGTCTTGACGTTACTCTAGAAAACCAAGAGTGGAAAACGTACCTGTCTTCTAAAGACGCAGGTAACTTTGAAGTGGCTCGTGCTGGTTGGTGTGGTGACTACAACGAAGCTTCATCATTCCTAACACTAATGATGAGCAACAACACTACTGGTGGTATTCACTACGATAGCGCTGAATACGACGAGATCATGAACAAGGCATTTGCTTCTACTTCAGACGAAGAGCGCCAGGCACTATACCTGGAAGCTGAAAAGCTGATGGCGAAAGACATGCCAATTGCACCTATCTACCAGTACGTGAAATCACGTCTACTGTCTCCTAAAGTTGGTGGCTTCCCAGCTAACAACGCAGAAGAAAAGATCTACTCTAAAGACCTATACATCACTGAGTAAATCTTAATCAGATAGAATAATAAAAAATTAGGCACTGCATGTGAGCAATTACATGCAGTACCTATACTTTGTCCGAAATTGGGCACTTAGTTATTAATTAATTGTCACAGACTGAAAGAGTGAGTTTATGCTTAAATTCATCGCTAAGAGGATATTTGAGGCGATCCCAACAATGTTGGTATTGATCACCGTATCTTTCTTTCTCATGCGTTTCGCTCCGGGAAACCCATTCTCGACAGAACGCCCGTTACCGCCAGAAGTTATGGCGAACATTGAAGCTAAATATGGTCTAGATAAGCCGGTATTCGAGCAATACACGACTTACTTGTTTAACGTCGTCCAAGGCGACTTTGGTCCATCATTTAAGTACCTGGATTATTCAGTTAACGAACTGATTTCAGTTGCGTTACCTGTATCTGCAAAAGTAGGTTTTGTCGCCTTTATCTTTACCCTGATTATGGGGGTGACAGTTGGCACGATAGCCGCGTTAAAACAAAATACCTGGGTAGATTACACCATTATGTCCACGGCGATGATCGGTGTAGTTATGCCATCATTCGTATTGGCTCCGGCACTGATCTACCTGTTCTCTCTACACTGGAACATCTTCCCGGCTGGTGGCTGGCATGATGGTGGATTAAAGTACCTAGTGCTTCCAGTGATTGGTATGTCACTGCTATACGTAGCGACATTCGCACGTATTACCCGTGGCTCAATGATCGAAACATTGAACAGTAACTTTATCCGAACCGCTCGTGCAAAAGGTCTGAGTTACCGTTACATCATTCTTAAGCACGCGCTTAAGCCAGCACTACTCCCTGTAGTTTCTTACATGGGTCCTGCTTTTGTAGGTATTATTACCGGTTCTGTTGTTATCGAAACCATTTTTGGTTTACCTGGCATTGGTAAACTTTTCGTTAACGCTGCATTTAACCGTGACTACTCGCTAGTAATGGGTGTGACCATTCTGATCGGATTCCTATTCATCCTTTTCAATGCGATTGTAGATATTTTGCTTGCAATGATTGACCCGAAAATTCGCTACTAATAGGGACGTTTGGTTATGTTAACGAAAAAAGAAAACCTAGAAGCGATTGAGAAATTCTCTGAGAACTTAGAGATTGAAGGTCGCAGTCTTTGGCAGGATGCCCGTATCCGCTTTATGCGTAACAAAGCGGCAATGGTGAGCTTGTTTATCCTGGTTCTGATGACACTGGCAGTTATTATTCTGCCGATGATCGCTCCTTATGCATTTGATGATACCGACTGGTACGCGATGCATGTCGCACCAAATGCTGACCACTGGTTCGGTACGGACAGCTTAGGACGTGATTTGTACGTACGTACGCTGATTGGCGGCCGAATCTCTCTGATGGTCGGTGTGATGGGCGCATTCGTAGCAGTACTGATTGGTACGCTTTACGGCGCAGCATCTGGCTTCATTGGCGGTAAAGTTGACCGCATTATGATGCGTATCCTTGAGATCCTATACGCGGTACCGTTTATGTTCCTAGTTATCGTACTAGTAACCTTCTTCGGACGTAACATTATTCTTATCTTCGTTGCGATTGGTGCAATCGCATGGCTGGACATGGCACGTATCGTACGTGGTCAGACCCTAAGCCTACGTAGTAAAGAGTTTATCGAAGCAGCGCACGTTTGTGGTGTAAGTAACTGGAAGATCATTACTCGCCATATCGTACCGAACGTACTTGGTATCGTGGCGGTTTACTCTACGCTGCTTATTCCTAGCATGATTCTGACTGAATCATTCCTATCGTTCCTTGGTCTTGGTGTTCAAGAGCCGATGACAAGTTGGGGCGCACTTCTACAAGAAGGTGCACAGACAATGGAAGTGGCAATTTGGCAGCTGGCATTCCCGGCAGCATTTATGGTTGTGACTCTATTCTGCTTCAACTACGTTGGTGACGGTCTGCGCGATGCGCTGGATCCTAAAGACAGATAATTAAAGAAGATTAAGGAAGCAACGATGAGCTTATTAGATGTCAAAGATCTGCGCGTCGAATTTACCACTCAAGATGGTATCGTAACCGCAGTAAACGATTTGAACTTCTCACTTAACCAAGGCGAAACCCTGGGTATTGTAGGTGAGTCTGGTTCAGGTAAATCTCAGACTGTATTTGCAATCATGGGCCTACTGGCCAAAAACGGTATCATTTCTGGTAGCGCGAAGTTCGAAGGCAAAGAGATTCTAAACCTGC is part of the Vibrio sp. B1FLJ16 genome and encodes:
- the moaA gene encoding GTP 3',8-cyclase MoaA, with protein sequence MAQQFEDKFHRKFYYLRLSVTDVCNFKCTYCLPDGYKPSGKKNSSFLSLPEIKRVVKAFADCGTSKVRITGGEPSLRKDFTDIIHSVAEMPGIEKVATTTNGYRMAKQVADWRDAGLTHINVSVDSLDPRMFHQITGENKFTEVMNGIERAFEVGYEQVKVNVVLMKDLNHNELPAFLNWIKDRPIQLRFIELMQTGEMDDLFNKHHVSGVAIRNQLIANGWLLKVRKHNDGPAQVFVHPDYKGEIGLIMPYEKDFCESCNRLRVSAMGKLHLCLFGEHGIELRDLLERDDQEAELIERIQAQLQTKSVSHFLHDGNTGMTPHLASIGG
- the moaB gene encoding molybdenum cofactor biosynthesis protein B, with product MGHAESKFQPANIAVLTVSDTRTEENDTSGRYLAEHAAEAGHNVVDKQIVIDDMYKIRAIVSQWIADENVQAIMITGGTGFTSRDSTPEALKPLFDKEVEGFGELFRMVSYEEIGTSTIQSRAIAGFANHTVIFAMPGSTGACRTGWTKIIKQQLDASHRPCNFMPHLSV
- the moaC gene encoding cyclic pyranopterin monophosphate synthase MoaC, whose translation is MTQLTHINASGEANMVDVSAKAETVREARAEAFVHMAPETLELIVSGQHHKGDVFATARIAGIQAAKKTWDLIPLCHPLLLSKVEVQLEAIEAENKVRIESVCKLAGKTGVEMEALTAASVAALTIYDMCKAVQKDMVISQVRLLEKTGGKSGHFKVES
- the moaD gene encoding molybdopterin synthase sulfur carrier subunit; the encoded protein is MIKVLFFAQTRELVGIDSLELDSHFETVEAVRAYLVEKGTEQGGKWDLALQPGKLLAAVNQSIVPLDTEVVSGDEVAFFPPVTGG
- the moaE gene encoding molybdopterin synthase catalytic subunit MoaE, with protein sequence MSNRVSVQVEDFSLDQEYQRLSEGTAAGAVVTFIGKVRDMNLGDNVIGLHLEHYPGMTEKSLSAICDEAESRWPLLGVRVIHRVGDLDIGDQIVFVGVSSAHRDAAFDACEFIMDYLKTKAPFWKKERTISEERWIDSRDSDHKAAKRWDK
- a CDS encoding ABC transporter substrate-binding protein, producing MYKNKITRALFAGAGLSLALAGCGGDKPEEKQAAQPAPAPASEAKSDSSEPKLAAVQELVRGNGTEVATIDPHKSQGVPESHVIRDLLEGLVNQDENGKTIPGVAESWETEDNKTFTFHLRKDAKWSNGDPVTAGDFVYSFQRSVDPATASPYAWYMEYTKMKNAKDIVAGKKDKSELGVKAVDDHTLVVELDTAVPYFVMMMGHTTTKPVHQATVEKFGDQWTKPGNFVGNGAYVVDNWVVNERLVLKRNEQYWDNENTTLEKVTFLPIENQVAEMNRFLAGEIDFTNELPTEHFKRLQKEHPQEVSVTGNLCTYYYIFNTKKAPFDDVRVRKAISYAIDRNIVTDAILAQGQKPAYFLTPEITAGFNPEVPAYGKLTQAERDAEAARLLEEAGFGKDNPLKFNLLYNTSENHKKIAVALGSMWKKTLGLDVTLENQEWKTYLSSKDAGNFEVARAGWCGDYNEASSFLTLMMSNNTTGGIHYDSAEYDEIMNKAFASTSDEERQALYLEAEKLMAKDMPIAPIYQYVKSRLLSPKVGGFPANNAEEKIYSKDLYITE
- the oppB gene encoding oligopeptide ABC transporter permease OppB, which gives rise to MLKFIAKRIFEAIPTMLVLITVSFFLMRFAPGNPFSTERPLPPEVMANIEAKYGLDKPVFEQYTTYLFNVVQGDFGPSFKYLDYSVNELISVALPVSAKVGFVAFIFTLIMGVTVGTIAALKQNTWVDYTIMSTAMIGVVMPSFVLAPALIYLFSLHWNIFPAGGWHDGGLKYLVLPVIGMSLLYVATFARITRGSMIETLNSNFIRTARAKGLSYRYIILKHALKPALLPVVSYMGPAFVGIITGSVVIETIFGLPGIGKLFVNAAFNRDYSLVMGVTILIGFLFILFNAIVDILLAMIDPKIRY